DNA from Tachysurus vachellii isolate PV-2020 chromosome 22, HZAU_Pvac_v1, whole genome shotgun sequence:
TTCTATATGTTAAATGCACATTAACATCAAtacaataaagtaataatatttcttttaattatcaatctttttttgacattttgcaTTTTGAGAATACAGGATGGATTCACAAACTTCTCTTCTTCATGGCACACCAGCACACTCTTTATTCTGTGTTTGATCACTTCCACCACTAGCACAGCTGATACCAGACACTGGGGTGCCATATGAAAAGGTTTGAATGCACACTGACAATCGTTAAGTATTACATCAACAAGAATATTGTTAGTGAACAGTCGCTGACCAAACCTTATTACAGATGTAATCTTCATATTGTCAGAAAAACTAAAAATCCTAGAAACTATGAATGCAATTTGAGAtgcaattgaaaaaaaatacatttctgtcaAGTATCATTGTCAATGCTTCAGCTATGAGAAGTCTTATAGTATATTTAGCAAATTTGAAGGCCATAAACCATGGTGAGGGTCATATGATTTATATATGACCACCCATGATCATAGGGACCACCCATGATCATAGGGACCACCCATGATCATAGGGAATGACATTTCAAATCTAAGATTGTTTTCTATAGACATGCCAGCACACTGTGTGTATAGCTCCATCACAGTCTTggtagtagtgttaatttcgtcacctatttttaatttagtcttagtcttagccttgtgccaaatgtccttgttagttttagtcatacagtatttagtcattcacatatcttttttgttagtcttagttttagtcgactaaaagtctcggcattttagtctagttttagtcaaaaaattgtagcttgaccacatctggaatctattgtaagaataaatacaacgaggcctcattaaatgcaataatatcaggaacacaagtgttatagtggaaataaataacttaatgaaaagcctaagatcaaaactgtaggggtgtgtatgtatgtgtatatatatatatatatatatatatatatatatatatatatatatatatatatatatatatatatatatatatatatattgcacacaccattattgatgatatttggagcaatattacatgtaattgttaaacttgattcccttacatatacatttgcttttaagcctaattattaattttgattatgatgtgattgtgacagaggcttgggaagaggtttcaggttggggtgctgagtttttctgtcaccacttttgaataagaaacaatatcaaggctataaaacttgtcaaaactccgcgaatcacaaaagtatcagtgagaagttgagaacactcgtttaaacagtgcatacactcaaacttgactgcacatcacattttttactttaatgatactgcttttaatcgtaatgcaaagaccggtcatcgggacataagctgtcatgtacaataaaagagcctgcgcagcgacaggaaatataatttaacacaaaaagctgcctagaccaggggtggacttgcgctcaggagtttttatttatttgtttatttatttgtttgtttgtttgtttgtttgtttgagcggcgtgtggacgaattccttctacgcacacactattttatttcttgataacagactgctgcgaactataacacaccgttgccatgaaaaacagagcgttgccatggacacacaggattctaaccgtagagacggagcgcactattttctttaacGGAAccaatacaatcgtttttaaatcaataaactcctttttaaatcatcattttgagtcaaattatcgatttatttggtaggtagcaatataataagcgggatccgcttcacggacctgtaacttgagcaacagcgtgaagccgcgaactcgtgctgaatattttaaaggcgtactgtaacagctgatgaaaaagcagagacaattgtagacgaaaattaagagattttatcttagtttttattttatacaaaacattttcgtcttcttttttcgtcaacaataatgcatgttaatttagtcttagcgtttttggacagtggtgcagtcttgtcatcgtctcgtcttagtcatgaaaaaaaggttgttgaacatatttcgtctcgtctcgtctgacgaaattaacactacttggTAGATTTCTTTTATGAtcctaataaataattaagcatTATCTTTTTAATCTAAATTATAGTTTAGAATTTATAAGTACCTATATCTCTGCAGCTTGAAAATACCATATAGAGCATCAGAATTAAGATATTATCCAGTCGATAAAAAATTGtaagtaatatttaaaaacaatatttaaacagCTTGTTTTTTCTAGGGTTTGACAATGTATTAAGCcaagaaaacataaaagaaaacatatttctatGTTCATGTTATCGGCCTTAATTTCTTTAGGTACTTCTATTAGTCCTTCATCTTTATATCactttcttatttgttttattctcttcAATATAAGCAGTGATCCCAATGTGTAAAATGTGGTACAAAGATcttttaaaagtgaaaacttttttaaaatatatatataaaattcatcCTTACAGTACCTGATGTCAGATAATAAAGTCTATAAGTAAGTTTGTAAGTATGTTGGCAAAAGCAATGATTTCAGCACAATAACCAAGAGATTACGATGAGTAGAGCTAGAGTGAGAGGGACTGTTGTGGCTGAAGGAGCAGAGCTGCTGCCTGAGGGGCAATGGTCTTTGTTCAGGCCAATGCAGCCTGCATAAGCCATGACATGGGGAATGTAGTTCTGCTCTTGCACTCCATGAAGCAGGTGTGCCATAGGCCCTTTGGAGAAAATGGCAACATCTTCACCTCCATGTGTTTCCATGCGTAACGGAACAGCTGCCTGTGCTTGATAGTTGTTTTCCTCTGAGGGAATGAAAGAAGTAAAGAGGGATATTGGTGCATAATATCCAATTTTAAGGTttacaatcattttaaaatagtgCAGAactacaaagaaagaaagaaatttcatGTCAAGCATCATTGCAGATTTTGGTATTTCCTATATGTCCTCCAACAGAAAGAGAAGTTAAAGAGCTCTGACAAGAATTATAATAAGGtcataaaaagacacacacacagaccatttCTACTGAAAACTAACAAAGAAACATCACTTTTAAAGGTTCAAGCATTTATCAGAGCAATTTAATGACTTACGATAATCCACAGTGGAGACGTTGACCCTGGAACCATTGATGAGCTTGAACCCAGGACCATTTCCATACAAAATGGCTGTGAAAGGCTTTTGATCAACATCACTCACCATAGGTGCcagtcctgcacacacacacacagagagagagagtgttggaAGTCTGAATGACACTTTAAACAGCACTGAGTACGTTATTCTAGTCAAACACTAACCGAAGATGGAGTTTCCTCGTGGTGTGTAGCCTCCAAAGTTGAACACATGCGAGTGATCAGCAGTAATAACAGTTAGGGTGTCATGGGTGCTGGTGAGGAGATCAGCTCGACCAATGGCACGGTCCATTTCTACAGCTTCATACAGGGCTTGTTTGGCTTTGCCTTCATGGTGTCCATGATCAATTCTCCCACCTGCAGCGGGGCAGAGTTGAAAGTTACAGCACTACATCATTAGCACTATAGCCAGCCTATAGCATTAGAATTATGTGCATAGTTCAAATTACtcttcaaaattaaaaaaatctgctaaAACCCACATGGCAAAATGGCCACACAGATATCCTGAAACCATTGAAATTCACTTAATATTCATAAGAACAGGCTcagattgtatttatttacaataaacagattttatttaagaCATTATATAGATAATAAACAATCTAGATAAGAGACTGCCTGAATGGTGACAGCAGTTACCATAAAATGCTTAAACATTGATTTGTTAATAGTTATGCATTGATCCATTCAAGTAGTTATGTTTAGTTGTGTTGTGGCCCATCAATAGCAGTGATATTTGAACCGATGAGAAATCAGTgcagagagaaaataaacatagctcttttttctttcatctttaAGCATTTTCTTTTGCCATcatctttctttttgttattatatatgGGTAAACGCTTTAATGGAGCAGTGGTGAATAAAGCTGGATAATCAagtaatagatataaaaaaaaactctaattaAAGTCTGTAAATGCTCTTATTTCTCACTCTGTAGCTAATCTTTGGTTTGAGTTTCTAAGTAATTAACAGACTTAAATGTATGTGATCTGCTACAGAAGCTAAGCTTGTTCATGTTTAGAAAATTGGAGTTACATATATTAATCATCTCTACTACCTTTTCATTTCATGGTATACTCATTTCATGGTATCCTCCTGTTATACTCTACTACCTTACTTTAAATACATTGTGAAACCAATGTGGTCACTTGAAGGTCCATGACTCTTTCACCTTCTACTAGCAAATAAAAACCCTTAGGGTTTTTCCTGAGGATCTTTATAGCCACGTCCACCATCTCGGTGAGGGAAGGATCAGCGCTGATATTCCTCTCCAAGTCATAAGGCAAGTCTCCTGGCTCAAACAGTCCTAAATCATTGGTACAAGAAAGAGGAGGACATTTTTAACACCTAAACATTGTTAACTACTCTGGATAAAGCATGCAAGTGAAAAACTCACCCAGTAGATATTCAACAGAAGAGGGATTTACTGAAAGAAGATCCCTTTTGTTCCAAACATAGTAACCCctctgtaaaacaaacaaaaaaaatgttatttcctTTTATGTTACATGTAGAATAAACCTCCAGCTTATGGGAGATTTGTGGCTAAATGACAGTTGTAATTCCTCTGGAACATGTGCTGTTCATATGTGataatacaaacaagacagctcGACAGAACCAAAGCTCTTCAGATCACATACCAGACAGTCAGTGAACCATGTAAACTAGTGAACTAGTACAAAGGGTGAAAATATCTTGCAAAGCATCAGCAATGGTAGAAGTAATTCAAAAGCAGAAACGTGTTTTAATAGAAGAAAAACAGATATTCTTTTCTTAAATGTTGCTCTCACCTTGTCCTTCATTTTGTCAATCCATTCCTGAATCAGATTCCGGCCATCTTTGCGTGTCCCACTGTGCTTCTTTTCACCAGGGTATTCCACATCCGACATGTTTTTAGGAAGCATGTACTTTCGTCCACCACCCATGATTACCTGTCCACCCAAACACAAAGGAAAGAATCA
Protein-coding regions in this window:
- the alpl gene encoding alkaline phosphatase, tissue-nonspecific isozyme; protein product: MMYKENTIKAVTLILSCLLWQAHGKPLFPEQEKDPQYWNSWAQRTLAKALETERNTNIAKNLILFLGDGMGVPTVTAARILKGQLNGHYGEEGQLEMDKFPYVALSKTYNTNAQVADSAGTATAYLCGVKANEGTVGVSAAAVRGQCNTTQGNEVTSILKWAKDAGKSVGIVTTTRVTHATPSAAYAHCVERDWYSDGEMPAEAVQEGCKDIARQLMENIPNINVIMGGGRKYMLPKNMSDVEYPGEKKHSGTRKDGRNLIQEWIDKMKDKRGYYVWNKRDLLSVNPSSVEYLLGLFEPGDLPYDLERNISADPSLTEMVDVAIKILRKNPKGFYLLVEGGRIDHGHHEGKAKQALYEAVEMDRAIGRADLLTSTHDTLTVITADHSHVFNFGGYTPRGNSIFGLAPMVSDVDQKPFTAILYGNGPGFKLINGSRVNVSTVDYQENNYQAQAAVPLRMETHGGEDVAIFSKGPMAHLLHGVQEQNYIPHVMAYAGCIGLNKDHCPSGSSSAPSATTVPLTLALLIVISWLLC